A region of Geobacillus sp. 46C-IIa DNA encodes the following proteins:
- a CDS encoding ABC transporter transmembrane domain-containing protein, with amino-acid sequence MSVFRDLFWFFRQEKKAYTTGVLLLAIVAFLETIPPKVIGILVDHMKNGTVMKEVLIRWMAALAAIAGALYVLRYAWRICIFGSSVKLARQLRNELYAHFTKMAPAFYQRKRIGDLMAHATNDLQAIQQTAGSGILTLVDSVMLGGFVLATMAFSISWKLTLVSLLPLPVMAIATSRYGTMLHRRFLTAQEAFSSLNDKVQESMSGVRVIKAFGYEEKDLEAFRRQSEDVTAKNIAVAKIDALFDPTIGLLVGLSFFLAVAFGSQMVVGGELTIGELVSFTTYLGLLIWPMLAFGWLFNIVERGRASYDRVRMLLAEDDEIKEMPGALAVPPRGSIEYDIRQFAYPGEAKPALVDVRFRLERGATLGVVGKTGAGKTTLLRLLLREFDNYDGDIRFDGRDIRRYTLSALRMAIGYVPQDHFLFSASVRHNIAFAKPEASEEEIIKAAKLADIHEDILQFPDGYGTVIGERGVSLSGGQKQRLSIARALLIDPELLILDDALSAVDAKTEERILTALKQERRGKTTIIAAHRLSAVEHADWILVLDGGRVIQAGTHEDLMAEDGWYREMYRRQQLEALVE; translated from the coding sequence ATGAGCGTGTTCCGTGATTTGTTCTGGTTTTTTCGCCAAGAGAAAAAGGCGTATACCACCGGTGTTCTATTGCTCGCGATCGTTGCCTTTTTGGAAACGATCCCGCCGAAAGTGATCGGCATTTTGGTTGACCATATGAAAAACGGCACGGTGATGAAAGAAGTGCTCATTCGTTGGATGGCCGCGCTCGCTGCCATCGCGGGAGCGCTCTATGTGCTCCGCTACGCTTGGCGCATTTGCATTTTCGGCTCATCTGTCAAGCTCGCCCGCCAGCTGCGCAACGAGCTGTATGCCCATTTTACGAAAATGGCGCCGGCGTTTTACCAGCGGAAGCGGATCGGCGATTTAATGGCCCATGCCACCAACGATTTGCAGGCGATCCAGCAAACGGCTGGAAGCGGCATTTTAACGCTCGTTGATTCGGTGATGCTCGGCGGGTTTGTGCTGGCGACGATGGCGTTTTCGATCAGCTGGAAGCTGACGTTAGTCAGCCTGCTTCCGCTGCCGGTGATGGCCATAGCGACAAGCCGCTATGGGACGATGCTTCACCGGCGGTTTTTAACGGCGCAAGAGGCGTTTTCGTCGCTGAATGATAAAGTGCAAGAAAGCATGAGCGGCGTCCGCGTCATCAAAGCGTTCGGCTATGAAGAAAAGGATCTGGAAGCGTTTCGCCGCCAATCGGAAGATGTCACAGCGAAAAACATCGCGGTGGCCAAAATTGATGCGCTCTTCGATCCGACGATCGGGCTGCTTGTCGGGCTGTCGTTTTTTCTCGCTGTTGCGTTCGGCAGTCAGATGGTCGTTGGCGGGGAGTTGACGATCGGCGAGCTCGTGTCGTTTACGACGTACCTTGGCTTGCTCATTTGGCCGATGCTGGCATTTGGCTGGCTGTTTAACATTGTCGAGCGCGGGCGCGCCTCATACGACCGGGTGCGGATGCTGCTCGCTGAAGACGACGAGATCAAGGAAATGCCGGGCGCGCTTGCCGTCCCGCCGCGAGGGAGCATCGAATATGACATCCGCCAGTTTGCCTATCCAGGCGAGGCAAAACCGGCGCTTGTCGATGTCCGCTTCCGGCTTGAACGCGGGGCGACGCTCGGTGTCGTCGGCAAAACCGGAGCCGGGAAAACGACGCTCCTGCGCCTGTTGTTGCGCGAGTTTGACAACTATGACGGCGACATTCGTTTCGACGGCCGCGACATTCGCCGCTATACGCTTTCTGCCTTGCGGATGGCGATCGGCTATGTGCCGCAAGATCATTTTCTTTTTTCTGCCTCTGTCCGCCATAACATCGCCTTTGCCAAGCCGGAGGCGAGCGAGGAGGAAATCATCAAAGCCGCAAAGCTGGCTGACATTCACGAGGATATTCTTCAGTTCCCGGACGGCTACGGGACGGTCATCGGTGAGCGCGGCGTCTCGCTGTCCGGCGGGCAAAAGCAGCGGCTGTCAATCGCTCGCGCGCTGCTCATCGATCCGGAGCTGCTCATTTTAGACGATGCGCTGTCGGCGGTCGATGCGAAAACGGAAGAGCGGATTTTAACGGCGTTGAAGCAGGAGCGGCGCGGGAAAACGACGATCATAGCTGCTCATCGTTTAAGCGCGGTCGAGCACGCTGATTGGATTCTCGTCCTCGATGGAGGCCGCGTCATCCAAGCGGGGACGCACGAGGACTTAATGGCTGAAGACGGTTGGTATCGCGAGATGTATCGGCGCCAACAGCTTGAGGCGCTTGTGGAATGA
- a CDS encoding YneF family protein, producing MWDTILVGVLALIAGVALGFFIARKTMINYLKKNPPINEQMIRMMMMQMGMTPSQKKINQMMKMMNNQLK from the coding sequence ATGTGGGACACGATTCTCGTTGGTGTGCTGGCGCTGATCGCCGGTGTGGCGCTCGGGTTTTTCATCGCCCGCAAAACGATGATCAATTATTTGAAGAAAAATCCGCCGATCAATGAACAAATGATCCGCATGATGATGATGCAAATGGGCATGACCCCGTCGCAAAAGAAAATCAATCAAATGATGAAAATGATGAACAACCAGCTGAAATAA
- the sirA gene encoding sporulation inhibitor of replication protein SirA — protein sequence MVRYWIYLLNDEVATHYRHRTEKVVELLREHQYAEAPLKTICRKQVEFITEQLSFSRLELGLKQYFIGRVGKNLERNMFILQNDDGGEALLIVQKRRLLLVADSAPLAADIGRALAKLAPSFLAVAADFADYYWLSAPAQGRKFA from the coding sequence ATGGTTCGCTATTGGATATATTTGTTAAATGATGAGGTGGCGACGCACTACCGCCATCGGACGGAAAAAGTTGTCGAATTGCTTCGGGAACATCAGTATGCGGAGGCGCCGTTGAAAACGATTTGCCGCAAGCAAGTCGAATTTATTACCGAACAGTTGTCGTTTTCGCGTCTTGAGTTAGGGTTAAAGCAATATTTTATCGGGCGTGTCGGCAAAAACTTAGAGCGCAACATGTTCATTTTGCAAAATGACGACGGTGGGGAAGCGCTGCTTATCGTGCAAAAGCGCCGCCTGCTTCTTGTCGCCGACAGCGCGCCCTTGGCCGCCGACATCGGCCGGGCGCTCGCCAAACTAGCGCCGTCGTTTTTGGCGGTCGCCGCTGATTTTGCCGACTACTATTGGCTGTCTGCGCCAGCGCAAGGAAGAAAATTCGCGTAA
- a CDS encoding DUF896 domain-containing protein: MLSKQKLARINELAKKAKTSGLSAEETMEQAKLRREYIQAFRKAMTDMLHTVTVIDPNGNDVTPKKLKESQRRRLH; this comes from the coding sequence ATGCTTTCGAAACAAAAATTAGCCCGCATTAACGAACTGGCCAAAAAGGCGAAAACGTCCGGCCTGTCGGCGGAAGAAACGATGGAGCAGGCAAAGCTGCGCCGCGAATACATTCAGGCGTTCCGCAAAGCGATGACCGATATGCTTCATACGGTGACGGTCATCGACCCGAACGGCAATGACGTGACGCCAAAAAAATTGAAGGAAAGCCAGCGTCGTCGCCTTCATTAA
- a CDS encoding recombinase family protein, which yields MKAVIYCRVSTDKTEQETSLVRQRAELEKLAKECGFDVVKVIAEQASGYEADRDGVLELLALCEEGAVDALLIQDETRLGRGHARMAVLHCLKKRGVKIYSASHRGEMPLSEADEMVLSIIAIVEEYQRKIHNAKIKRGMQRAIARGYRPERNLTRRGENAGRDRIELPVEEIVRLRERGLTFTDIAATLRSFGYAASKATVHRRYQEYMDEQERR from the coding sequence ATGAAAGCGGTCATTTACTGCCGCGTCAGCACGGATAAAACGGAGCAGGAAACGTCGCTTGTACGGCAGCGTGCCGAACTGGAGAAGCTAGCCAAAGAGTGCGGCTTTGACGTCGTCAAAGTGATCGCCGAGCAGGCGAGCGGCTATGAAGCTGACCGTGACGGAGTGCTCGAGCTGCTTGCGCTTTGTGAAGAAGGGGCGGTCGACGCCTTGCTCATCCAAGATGAAACACGGCTCGGACGCGGCCATGCGCGCATGGCGGTGCTGCACTGCCTGAAGAAAAGGGGAGTGAAAATATACAGCGCCAGCCACCGCGGGGAGATGCCGCTGTCAGAGGCCGATGAGATGGTGCTGTCGATCATCGCCATCGTCGAGGAGTACCAGCGGAAAATACATAATGCGAAAATTAAGCGCGGCATGCAGCGGGCCATCGCCCGCGGCTACCGTCCGGAGCGGAACTTAACGCGCCGTGGCGAAAACGCCGGGCGCGATCGGATCGAGCTTCCGGTCGAAGAGATCGTCCGCCTGCGCGAGCGCGGCTTGACGTTTACGGACATCGCTGCGACGCTCCGAAGCTTTGGCTACGCGGCGTCCAAAGCGACCGTCCATCGCCGCTATCAAGAATATATGGACGAGCAGGAACGTCGTTAG
- the yneA gene encoding cell division suppressor protein YneA produces the protein MKKTLLHYLIFSCLLTLVLAGFVYASNPVDKKEYMTVTVASGDTLWGLAKQYEPAHGLSPDEFIRWVVDVNRLPSARLTAGEQIVIPVLKSKQDGSLAVKR, from the coding sequence ATGAAGAAAACGTTGCTGCACTACCTCATTTTTTCATGTTTGCTCACGCTCGTCTTGGCGGGGTTTGTTTACGCCAGCAACCCGGTTGACAAAAAAGAGTACATGACGGTAACGGTCGCTTCCGGCGATACGCTTTGGGGGTTGGCGAAGCAGTATGAGCCGGCGCACGGCTTGTCGCCGGACGAATTTATCCGCTGGGTGGTCGATGTCAATCGTTTGCCGAGCGCGCGCCTCACCGCCGGTGAACAAATCGTCATTCCTGTGTTAAAATCGAAGCAAGACGGCTCATTGGCTGTCAAGCGGTGA
- the lexA gene encoding transcriptional repressor LexA yields MTKLSKRQQQILEFIKQEVKTKGYPPSVREIGEAVGLASSSTVHGHLARLESKGFIRRDPTKPRAIEILDSDLTKEREKEEVVSVPVIGKVTAGQPITAVENIDDYFPLPKRLAAGEEQLFMLEVMGDSMIEAGILDGDYVIVRQQSSANNGDIVVAMTEENEATVKRFFKEKDHIRLQPENAHLEPIIVRDCTILGKVIGVYRLID; encoded by the coding sequence ATGACGAAACTGTCCAAACGCCAGCAACAAATTTTAGAATTTATCAAACAGGAAGTGAAAACGAAAGGCTATCCCCCGTCAGTAAGGGAAATCGGGGAAGCAGTCGGTTTGGCGTCGAGTTCGACCGTCCACGGCCACCTTGCGCGCCTAGAAAGCAAAGGGTTCATCCGCCGTGACCCGACAAAGCCGCGCGCCATTGAAATTTTGGACAGCGATCTGACAAAAGAAAGAGAAAAAGAGGAGGTCGTTTCCGTGCCGGTGATCGGCAAGGTGACGGCCGGCCAGCCGATCACTGCCGTCGAAAACATTGACGACTATTTCCCGCTGCCGAAACGGCTCGCCGCCGGCGAGGAACAGCTGTTTATGCTTGAAGTGATGGGCGACAGCATGATCGAAGCCGGCATTTTGGACGGCGACTACGTGATCGTCCGCCAGCAGTCGTCGGCGAATAACGGCGACATCGTCGTCGCCATGACGGAGGAAAACGAAGCAACAGTGAAGCGGTTTTTTAAAGAAAAAGACCACATCCGCCTGCAGCCGGAAAACGCCCATCTCGAACCGATCATCGTCCGCGACTGTACGATTCTCGGCAAAGTGATCGGCGTCTATCGTCTGATCGACTAA
- the glnA gene encoding type I glutamate--ammonia ligase: protein MAKYTREDVMRIVKEENVKYIRLQFTDILGTIKNVEIPISQLEKALNNKMMFDGSSIEGFVRIEESDMYLYPDLDTFVIFPWTSEKGKVARFICDIYNADGTPFEGCPRYNLKRVLKEMEALGFTAFNLGAEPEFFLFKLDENGRPTMELNDRGGYFDLAPTDLGENCRRDIVLELEEMGFEIEASHHEVAPGQHEIDFKYAHAIKACDDIQTFKLVVKTIARKHGLHATFMPKPIFGINGSGMHCNLSLFRNNENAFFDPNGDLQLSDTARQFIAGVLKHAPNFTAVTNPTVNSYKRLVPGYEAPCYVAWSARNRSPLIRIPASRGMSTRIEVRSVDPAANPYLAMAVLLAAGLDGIRNKLTPPAPVDRNIYVMTKEERLEEGIVDLPATLIEALDNLKSDEVIVQALGKHLFEHFVEAKEIEWDMYRTTVHQWELDQYMELY from the coding sequence ATGGCAAAATATACGCGCGAAGACGTTATGCGCATCGTCAAAGAAGAAAACGTCAAGTACATTCGCCTGCAATTCACCGATATTTTGGGGACGATCAAAAACGTCGAAATCCCGATCAGCCAACTTGAGAAAGCGCTCAATAATAAAATGATGTTTGACGGGTCTTCGATCGAGGGGTTTGTCCGCATCGAAGAATCGGACATGTATTTGTATCCGGATTTGGACACGTTTGTCATCTTCCCGTGGACGTCGGAAAAAGGAAAAGTCGCCCGCTTTATTTGCGACATTTACAATGCGGACGGCACGCCGTTTGAAGGCTGCCCGCGCTACAATTTAAAGCGCGTGTTGAAAGAGATGGAAGCCCTTGGCTTTACGGCGTTCAACTTGGGAGCGGAACCGGAGTTTTTCCTCTTTAAGCTCGATGAAAACGGCCGTCCGACGATGGAACTGAACGACCGCGGCGGCTACTTCGATTTGGCGCCGACCGACTTAGGGGAAAACTGCCGGCGCGATATCGTGCTTGAGCTTGAGGAGATGGGCTTTGAAATTGAAGCGTCGCACCATGAAGTCGCCCCGGGCCAGCACGAGATCGATTTTAAATACGCCCATGCCATCAAAGCGTGCGACGACATTCAAACGTTTAAGCTCGTCGTCAAAACGATCGCCCGCAAACATGGGCTGCACGCGACGTTTATGCCGAAGCCGATTTTTGGCATTAACGGTTCGGGAATGCACTGCAACTTGTCGCTGTTCCGCAACAACGAAAACGCCTTTTTTGACCCGAATGGCGATTTGCAGTTGAGCGATACGGCCCGACAGTTTATCGCCGGCGTGCTGAAGCATGCGCCGAACTTTACGGCAGTGACCAACCCGACGGTCAACTCGTACAAGCGGCTCGTTCCAGGCTATGAGGCGCCATGTTATGTTGCTTGGTCGGCGCGCAACCGCAGCCCGCTCATCCGCATTCCAGCTTCGCGCGGCATGAGCACGCGCATTGAGGTGCGCAGCGTCGATCCGGCGGCGAACCCGTACTTGGCGATGGCCGTGCTGTTGGCAGCCGGGCTTGACGGCATTCGCAACAAGCTCACTCCTCCGGCGCCGGTTGACCGAAACATTTACGTCATGACGAAAGAAGAGCGGCTCGAGGAAGGGATTGTCGATTTGCCGGCAACGCTGATTGAAGCGCTCGACAACTTAAAATCGGACGAGGTGATCGTCCAAGCGCTCGGCAAACATTTATTCGAGCATTTCGTCGAAGCGAAAGAAATCGAGTGGGATATGTATCGGACAACGGTCCATCAATGGGAGTTGGACCAATATATGGAGCTGTACTAA
- a CDS encoding MerR family transcriptional regulator yields MSSHIRRSMPLFPIGIVMQLTDLSARQIRYYEEHGLVTPARTEGNRRLFSLNDIDRLLEIKDLIDQGVNLAGIKQIFAARQEGRYEQPEKVEKVGKPKLSDEELREILRTELLQAGRFQRASLRQGDLARFFH; encoded by the coding sequence ATGAGTAGCCATATTCGTCGTTCCATGCCATTGTTTCCGATTGGGATTGTGATGCAGCTGACGGATCTATCGGCCCGCCAAATCCGCTATTACGAAGAGCACGGCCTCGTCACGCCGGCGCGCACTGAGGGCAACCGGCGGCTGTTTTCACTCAACGACATCGACCGTTTGCTCGAAATTAAAGACTTGATTGACCAAGGCGTGAACCTCGCTGGCATCAAGCAAATTTTCGCCGCCCGGCAAGAAGGGCGCTATGAGCAGCCGGAAAAGGTCGAAAAAGTGGGGAAACCGAAGCTGTCCGACGAGGAGTTGCGCGAGATTTTGCGGACGGAGCTGCTGCAGGCCGGACGGTTTCAGCGCGCATCGCTTCGCCAAGGGGATCTCGCTCGCTTCTTTCACTAA
- a CDS encoding methionine gamma-lyase family protein encodes MFWTQWRHGETIALLIEEVETQIAPIHRSIDERVDGNQYRVLDSFRRHQVSDGHFIPSTGYGYDDAGRDTLDRIYADVFGAEAGLVRPQIISGTHAIAIALFGVLRPGDELLYITGAPYDTLEEIVGVRGSGVGSLKEFGIRYRSVPLTADGAVDFPAVREAMNERTKMIGIQRSRGYATRPSFTVSEIAEMIAFVKAVKPDVVVFVDNCYGEFVEEKEPCHVGADLMAGSLIKNPGGGLAKTGGYIVGKQKYVDACACRMTSPGIGAEVGPSLYSLPDMYQGFFLAPHVVGQALKGAVFTAALLERIGLETSPAWDAKRTDLVQSVRFDDPEQMVAFCQAIQAASPVNAHFTPYPSEMPGYEDKVIMAAGTFVQGASIELTADGPLRPPYVAYVQGGLTYSHVKIAVCSAVHRLLEQQLICL; translated from the coding sequence ATGTTTTGGACACAGTGGAGACACGGAGAAACCATCGCTCTTCTCATCGAAGAAGTTGAAACACAAATTGCGCCGATCCACCGCTCCATCGATGAACGTGTCGATGGGAACCAATATCGCGTCCTCGACAGTTTCCGCCGCCACCAAGTGAGCGACGGCCACTTCATCCCGTCGACCGGCTACGGTTATGACGATGCGGGCCGCGACACGCTTGACCGCATTTACGCGGACGTATTCGGAGCGGAAGCCGGCCTTGTCCGCCCGCAAATCATTTCCGGCACGCACGCGATCGCCATTGCGCTGTTTGGCGTGTTGCGCCCGGGCGATGAATTGCTTTACATCACCGGCGCTCCGTACGATACGCTCGAGGAGATCGTCGGTGTCCGCGGCAGCGGCGTCGGCTCGCTGAAAGAGTTTGGCATTCGTTATCGGAGCGTGCCGCTTACGGCGGACGGAGCCGTTGATTTTCCAGCGGTGCGCGAGGCGATGAACGAGCGGACGAAAATGATCGGCATTCAGCGTTCGCGCGGCTATGCGACACGCCCGTCGTTTACGGTCAGCGAAATCGCTGAGATGATCGCTTTTGTGAAGGCGGTCAAGCCGGACGTCGTCGTGTTTGTGGACAACTGCTACGGCGAGTTTGTTGAGGAGAAAGAGCCGTGCCATGTCGGCGCCGATCTTATGGCTGGTTCGCTGATCAAAAACCCGGGAGGGGGCTTGGCGAAAACGGGCGGCTATATCGTTGGCAAGCAAAAATACGTCGACGCGTGCGCCTGCCGGATGACCTCACCGGGCATCGGCGCCGAAGTCGGCCCGTCGCTGTACAGCCTGCCTGATATGTACCAAGGGTTTTTCCTTGCCCCGCATGTTGTCGGACAGGCGCTCAAAGGGGCGGTGTTCACCGCCGCGCTGCTCGAGCGGATAGGGCTTGAGACGTCGCCGGCATGGGACGCTAAGCGCACCGATCTCGTACAGTCGGTTCGTTTTGACGACCCGGAGCAAATGGTTGCTTTTTGCCAGGCCATTCAAGCGGCTTCCCCGGTGAACGCCCATTTTACCCCGTACCCGAGCGAGATGCCCGGCTACGAGGATAAAGTGATCATGGCCGCGGGCACGTTCGTGCAAGGGGCGAGCATTGAGCTGACGGCAGATGGGCCGCTGCGTCCGCCATATGTCGCATACGTTCAAGGCGGCTTGACGTATTCGCACGTGAAAATCGCTGTTTGTTCAGCCGTTCACCGCTTGCTTGAACAGCAGTTGATTTGTTTGTGA
- the hflX gene encoding GTPase HflX encodes MGREQAIIVGCQLAGVDDERFRYSMEELASLVATANGEVAAELVQKREAPHPATYIGKGKTEELAVLVKELEPDLIVFNSELSPSQARNLMNMLGEVKVIDRTQLILDIFARRARSKEGKLQVELAQLEYMLPRLSGQGEALSRLGGGIGTRGPGETKLETDRRHIRRRIDDIKGELRRIAEHRGRYRERRQKNRAFQVALVGYTNAGKSTLFNRLTAADSLEENLLFATLDPLTRKCVLPCGYTVLLTDTVGFIQDLPTTLVAAFRSTLEEVKEADLLLHVVDSSHPDYAEHERTVSRLLAELGASSIPAVTVYNKSDRQTPEFLPTTTNAIVMSALLAADVDRLRRFIEEAVKQQMSRYDVSIPSGEGKLLAQLKTDTILHEWHYNERGGTYECQGYVLPTHPLYGELQSFQR; translated from the coding sequence ATGGGCCGCGAACAAGCGATCATCGTCGGCTGCCAACTCGCCGGTGTTGATGACGAACGGTTTCGCTATTCAATGGAAGAGCTTGCTTCGCTCGTTGCGACGGCGAACGGCGAGGTGGCGGCTGAACTTGTGCAAAAACGCGAAGCGCCGCATCCGGCCACGTATATCGGCAAAGGGAAAACGGAAGAGCTGGCTGTCCTCGTCAAGGAGCTCGAACCGGATCTCATCGTCTTCAACAGCGAACTGTCGCCAAGCCAGGCCCGCAATTTGATGAACATGCTTGGCGAAGTGAAAGTCATTGACCGGACGCAGCTCATTTTAGATATCTTTGCAAGGCGCGCCCGTTCGAAAGAAGGAAAGCTGCAAGTTGAGCTCGCCCAGCTCGAGTACATGCTGCCGCGCCTGAGCGGCCAAGGGGAGGCGCTATCCCGCCTTGGCGGCGGCATCGGCACGCGCGGTCCGGGGGAGACGAAGCTTGAAACGGACCGGCGCCATATTCGCCGCCGCATCGACGACATTAAAGGCGAGCTGCGGCGCATTGCCGAGCATCGCGGGCGGTACCGGGAGCGCCGGCAAAAAAACCGCGCCTTTCAAGTGGCGCTTGTCGGCTATACGAACGCCGGCAAGTCGACGCTCTTTAACCGGCTGACGGCCGCCGACTCATTGGAAGAAAACTTGCTGTTTGCCACGCTCGATCCGCTCACGCGCAAGTGCGTGTTGCCGTGCGGGTATACGGTGCTTCTCACCGATACGGTCGGATTCATCCAAGATTTGCCGACGACGCTTGTCGCTGCGTTTCGCTCAACGCTTGAAGAAGTGAAGGAAGCGGATTTGCTGCTTCATGTCGTCGATTCGTCGCATCCGGATTATGCCGAACATGAGCGCACCGTATCGCGGCTCTTGGCGGAACTAGGGGCTTCTTCGATTCCGGCCGTCACCGTTTACAATAAAAGCGACCGGCAAACGCCGGAATTTCTCCCGACGACAACCAATGCGATCGTGATGAGCGCGCTCTTGGCCGCCGATGTCGACCGGCTTCGCCGCTTTATCGAAGAAGCGGTGAAACAGCAAATGAGCCGTTATGACGTGTCGATTCCGAGCGGGGAAGGAAAATTGCTCGCCCAGTTAAAAACGGACACCATTTTGCATGAATGGCATTATAATGAACGAGGGGGCACGTACGAGTGTCAAGGGTACGTGCTGCCGACGCACCCCTTATATGGGGAGCTGCAATCATTTCAACGGTAG
- a CDS encoding trimeric intracellular cation channel family protein, with translation MTWEVLSIIGTIAFAISGAIVAMEEEYDLLGVYILGIVTAFGGGAVRNLLIGVPVSALWEQGPLFLVALASMTIVYLFPKQMLPPWKRWGNFFDALGLSAFAIQGALYAAKMGHPLSAVIVAAVLTGSGGGIIRDVLAGRKPLVLRAEIYAAWAIFAGIAVGLKWAESSIELYVLFVAVASLRILSYTYGWKLPRRAVGEKAGGQ, from the coding sequence ATGACGTGGGAAGTGTTGAGCATCATCGGGACGATTGCCTTTGCCATCAGCGGGGCGATCGTCGCGATGGAAGAAGAGTATGATTTGCTTGGGGTGTACATTTTAGGGATCGTCACCGCCTTTGGCGGCGGGGCGGTGCGCAATTTGTTGATCGGGGTTCCGGTGTCGGCGCTGTGGGAACAAGGTCCGCTTTTTCTCGTCGCCTTAGCTTCAATGACGATTGTCTATTTATTTCCGAAACAAATGCTCCCGCCTTGGAAGCGATGGGGCAACTTTTTTGACGCCCTCGGGCTGTCGGCGTTTGCCATCCAAGGAGCACTGTATGCCGCAAAAATGGGGCATCCGTTAAGCGCGGTCATCGTCGCGGCGGTGTTGACCGGCAGCGGCGGCGGCATCATCCGCGACGTATTAGCCGGGAGAAAGCCGCTCGTGCTGCGTGCGGAAATTTACGCCGCTTGGGCGATTTTTGCCGGCATCGCCGTCGGCCTGAAATGGGCGGAGTCGTCGATTGAGCTGTATGTGCTGTTTGTGGCGGTCGCTTCGTTGCGCATTTTGTCGTACACGTACGGTTGGAAACTGCCGCGGCGGGCGGTCGGAGAAAAGGCGGGCGGGCAATAA
- a CDS encoding DMT family transporter, producing MKQPVLASLYLSLAASIWGGMYVVSKYVLDYIPPLTLVWLRYGVALIVLAAIAAAKRERPPKHGRDWAMVIAIGIIGYVISISLQFVGTKWSNAHTASLITASTPAFVVLFARWLLGETLTWRKLAALLLAAAGVIVIVGLGGSGESTVGGNMALVGAAVTWALLSVLVKMASARLTVLSITTFAILAAFVGMTPMLMVERPGLTAVQWNAPIVMGVLYLGIVSTAGAFFLWNKGMEMIDAGIGSLFFFFQPLVGSLFGWLFLHERLDASFWAGGALIVAGVAVAVRSGQSA from the coding sequence ATGAAACAACCTGTTCTCGCTTCCTTGTATTTATCGCTCGCCGCCAGCATTTGGGGCGGGATGTATGTCGTAAGCAAATACGTGTTGGACTACATCCCGCCGCTGACGCTCGTCTGGCTGCGCTACGGTGTCGCCTTGATCGTGCTTGCCGCGATCGCGGCAGCGAAACGCGAGCGCCCTCCAAAGCACGGGCGCGATTGGGCGATGGTCATCGCGATCGGCATCATCGGCTATGTGATTTCCATTTCGTTGCAATTTGTCGGCACGAAATGGTCAAACGCCCATACCGCTTCGCTCATTACAGCTTCAACACCGGCGTTTGTCGTTTTATTTGCCCGCTGGCTTCTTGGTGAAACGCTCACATGGCGGAAGCTTGCGGCGTTGTTGTTGGCGGCAGCGGGAGTGATCGTCATCGTCGGCCTCGGGGGCAGCGGGGAGTCGACGGTGGGCGGAAATATGGCGTTAGTCGGCGCGGCGGTCACTTGGGCGCTGTTGTCGGTGCTGGTGAAAATGGCGTCGGCTCGCTTGACCGTTCTTTCCATTACCACATTCGCCATCTTGGCGGCGTTTGTCGGCATGACGCCGATGCTGATGGTGGAACGTCCAGGGCTGACGGCCGTTCAATGGAATGCGCCCATCGTGATGGGGGTGTTGTACCTTGGCATCGTGTCAACGGCGGGCGCGTTTTTCTTGTGGAACAAAGGGATGGAGATGATCGACGCCGGCATTGGTTCGCTCTTTTTCTTTTTTCAGCCGCTTGTCGGCTCGCTCTTTGGCTGGCTGTTTTTGCATGAACGGCTTGACGCTTCCTTTTGGGCGGGTGGGGCGCTCATTGTCGCGGGAGTGGCGGTGGCAGTGCGGAGCGGCCAAAGCGCATAG